In the genome of Rhopalosiphum padi isolate XX-2018 chromosome 1, ASM2088224v1, whole genome shotgun sequence, the window CAGCAACAGCAGAGGAATTGGAAACTCATTTCCATGGCTGTGGTTCAATAAATCGAGTTACcatattgtgtaataaatttGATGGTCACCCAAAAGGGTTTGCATATATTGAATTTGCTGACATGGATTCTGTTAATACAGCCATGGCAATGGATGATTCTTTATTCAGGGGTCGTCAAATTAAAGtaagatatatataattaaatttaatgagatatattatttttaaatgcttgTGCTTTTTTATAGGTTAATCCAAAAAGAACTAATAAACCTGGGATAAGCACTACAAATCGTCCAGTAGCATCTAGGGGTAGAGCTATGTTCCGAGGTCGTCCAATGTCGCGTGGTGGTGCACAGTCATCATTTTATGGTGGTTACAGGCCATCTCGTAGACCaaggtataaatttaaaaaattcaaattcaataaaaaattttaatgtttgattttataaatttgtttatagagGTGGTTATTCCAGAAGAGCGATGTATTATCCTTACTGACGTTCACAATAAATCCATCGCTACAGTTATCGGTGGGAaccatcaatatttaaaaattaagaagcTCTAACATAaggctttttaaaataaaaagtaatttcttTTGTACATACAtccaaatattaatttcatagcCTTAATGAGCTAATGGGAATGTATTaacttaagtttttatttttgattgaaaattggatttaatattattaattatagcctGTAATAACtaattggaaataaaaaaaatattgtgtactaCATATGACTGtgcaatgaattataaaattattcattttatattattctatctaGTTACATTGTctgtttcaaattaatttttaatgtactattttagaataatatatccATTATATTAGATCTTAAGGTTTGAAAACTTCGTATGTGCCTAgctataagttttattatacctagatatttttaaattattttaactcactatttttctaaatttgaaaCAAGTtgtgttttttatgtaaatattgtactacatatttttatgtaggtttatttataacctaaaaatgtcaaatatgtaTAAAGATTGTGTGAATCtgaaaaatacgtttttttttaaataagaaaaatataaccaAAGAAAATATTCGTGCAATAGcaatgaaaacatatttaaaaaataagc includes:
- the LOC132919255 gene encoding polyadenylate-binding protein 2; this encodes MADLDDQLLEGGIDLSSEEHNTQISIENSMSFDLIENGQSNNVDSQASADSDLEVIRARVREMEEEAEKLKKLQSQVDQEMSNTPVLSSPNCSKTSATYNLSEQEKAEADARSVYVGNVDYAATAEELETHFHGCGSINRVTILCNKFDGHPKGFAYIEFADMDSVNTAMAMDDSLFRGRQIKVNPKRTNKPGISTTNRPVASRGRAMFRGRPMSRGGAQSSFYGGYRPSRRPRGGYSRRAMYYPY